In Lysobacter firmicutimachus, one genomic interval encodes:
- a CDS encoding DUF2059 domain-containing protein has translation MRLSRPLLAASLYAAFCLAPAQAARPSDAQIDQLMESMNYERMRREIVQQMRGSAEMMAQAAAGDQLTPEQRASLAKAMEKQMASVEKLLEWKQVAPIYRKVYGDVFEAAEVQAMIDFYRTPAGKSILEKMPLAMGRTMQEMQPLMKRLFEDMQRDLQRDMQALMLESGDHAGHDHGHEPVPAPYAPPAPPAPPAPPKPSKGD, from the coding sequence ATGCGTCTGTCCCGCCCCCTGCTCGCCGCGTCCCTGTACGCCGCGTTCTGCCTCGCCCCGGCCCAGGCCGCGCGCCCGAGCGACGCCCAGATCGACCAGCTGATGGAGTCGATGAACTACGAGCGCATGAGGCGCGAGATCGTGCAGCAGATGCGCGGTTCGGCTGAAATGATGGCCCAGGCCGCCGCCGGCGATCAGCTCACTCCCGAACAGCGCGCCAGCCTCGCCAAGGCGATGGAAAAGCAGATGGCGTCGGTGGAGAAACTGCTGGAGTGGAAGCAGGTCGCGCCGATCTACCGCAAGGTGTACGGCGACGTGTTCGAAGCCGCCGAAGTGCAGGCGATGATCGATTTCTACCGCACCCCGGCCGGCAAGAGCATCCTGGAAAAGATGCCGCTGGCGATGGGCCGCACCATGCAGGAAATGCAGCCGCTGATGAAGCGCCTGTTCGAAGACATGCAACGCGATCTGCAGCGCGACATGCAGGCGTTGATGCTCGAGTCCGGCGATCACGCCGGCCACGATCACGGCCACGAGCCGGTCCCGGCGCCGTATGCCCCGCCGGCGCCCCCTGCGCCTCCGGCCCCGCCGAAGCCGTCCAAGGGCGACTGA
- the arfB gene encoding alternative ribosome rescue aminoacyl-tRNA hydrolase ArfB, whose translation MTAQSITIPEQELVERFVRSTGPGGQNVNKVATAVELRFDVAQSPTLPEAVRARLLAKRDRRMTGEGVLVISAQRFRTQERNREDARERLAAFVDSGLRAPKPRIATKPSRAAKERRLGAKRERSATKRERSQRSWD comes from the coding sequence ATGACGGCCCAGTCCATCACCATCCCCGAACAGGAGCTGGTCGAACGCTTCGTGCGCTCGACCGGCCCCGGCGGGCAAAACGTCAACAAGGTCGCCACGGCGGTGGAGCTGCGCTTCGATGTCGCGCAGTCACCGACCCTGCCCGAGGCGGTGCGCGCGCGGCTGTTGGCCAAGCGCGACCGGCGCATGACCGGCGAGGGCGTGCTGGTGATCAGCGCGCAGCGTTTCCGCACCCAGGAACGCAACCGCGAGGACGCGCGCGAGCGTCTGGCGGCGTTCGTCGACAGCGGCTTGCGCGCGCCCAAGCCGCGCATCGCCACCAAGCCCAGCCGCGCCGCCAAGGAGCGCCGGCTCGGGGCCAAGCGCGAACGCAGCGCGACCAAGCGCGAGCGTTCGCAACGCAGTTGGGATTGA
- a CDS encoding lysophospholipid acyltransferase family protein encodes MPADRTATDDVVLPLPPNAPRVPPNRLTRWIGRSILRLGGWRMVGQFPDVPRAVLIGAPHSSNWDGVWGFAAKAALGLDVKIIAKESLFRVPGLGWLLRRLGVIPIDRSAAHGVIDQATAMIRGAEKFWLGIAPEGTRKVVERWKAGFWKIAKAADVPVIPAYFHYPDKVIGIGQEFHLGDDMEADMRRIRDWYKPWQGKHHGTT; translated from the coding sequence ATGCCTGCCGACCGAACCGCCACGGACGACGTCGTCCTGCCGCTGCCGCCGAACGCGCCGCGGGTTCCGCCCAACCGTCTGACCCGTTGGATCGGCCGCAGCATCCTGCGCCTGGGCGGCTGGCGCATGGTCGGCCAGTTTCCCGACGTGCCGCGCGCGGTGCTGATCGGCGCCCCGCACTCGTCCAACTGGGACGGCGTGTGGGGCTTCGCCGCCAAGGCCGCGCTCGGCCTGGACGTGAAGATCATCGCCAAGGAGTCGTTGTTCCGGGTGCCGGGGCTGGGCTGGCTGCTGCGCCGGCTGGGGGTGATCCCGATCGACCGCAGCGCCGCGCACGGCGTGATCGACCAGGCCACCGCGATGATCCGCGGCGCCGAGAAGTTCTGGCTCGGAATCGCCCCGGAAGGCACGCGCAAAGTGGTCGAGCGCTGGAAGGCCGGTTTCTGGAAGATCGCCAAGGCCGCCGACGTGCCGGTGATTCCGGCCTATTTCCATTACCCGGACAAAGTCATCGGGATCGGCCAGGAGTTCCATCTCGGCGACGACATGGAAGCCGACATGCGCCGCATCCGCGACTGGTACAAACCCTGGCAGGGCAAGCACCACGGCACCACCTGA
- a CDS encoding pseudouridine synthase has product MNDAIPNPAAADSALPVLYADEVLAVIDKPAGLMVHDSALARGETDFVADRLREQFGRPIFLVHRLDRATSGCLLLAFERETASALGKVLMSREVEKDYLAVCRGWPGEDAFEVDHDLDGGPGKPLKKPAQTRFRVLARAELDLPSAGFPTSRYALLRAQPLTGRFRQIRRHLKHLSHHLIGDTSHGDGRHNRQFRMLGIHRMLLHAQRLAFAHPADGRRIEASARVDAEFAKALALFGLDAPPSG; this is encoded by the coding sequence GTGCTGTACGCCGACGAGGTCCTGGCAGTCATCGACAAGCCGGCGGGGCTGATGGTTCACGACAGCGCGCTGGCGCGCGGCGAGACCGACTTCGTCGCCGACCGCCTGCGCGAGCAGTTCGGCCGGCCGATCTTCCTGGTCCACCGCCTCGACCGGGCCACCAGCGGCTGCCTGTTGCTGGCGTTCGAGCGCGAGACGGCTTCGGCCCTGGGCAAGGTGCTGATGTCGCGCGAGGTGGAAAAGGACTATCTGGCCGTGTGCCGCGGCTGGCCGGGCGAGGACGCGTTCGAGGTCGATCACGACCTCGACGGCGGCCCCGGCAAGCCGCTCAAGAAGCCGGCGCAGACGCGGTTCCGGGTGCTGGCACGGGCCGAGCTGGACCTGCCTTCGGCCGGATTCCCCACCTCGCGCTACGCGCTGTTGCGGGCGCAGCCGCTGACCGGGCGCTTCCGCCAGATCCGCCGCCACCTCAAGCATCTCTCGCATCACCTGATCGGCGACACCAGCCACGGCGACGGCCGCCACAACCGCCAGTTCCGCATGCTCGGCATCCATCGCATGCTGCTGCACGCGCAGCGCCTGGCGTTCGCTCATCCGGCGGACGGGCGCCGGATCGAGGCGTCGGCGCGGGTCGACGCCGAGTTCGCCAAGGCGCTGGCGTTGTTCGGCCTGGACGCGCCGCCGTCGGGCTGA